A single window of Synechococcus sp. C9 DNA harbors:
- a CDS encoding UDP-glucuronic acid decarboxylase family protein has translation MGGTVLLTGAAGFVGSHLTDRLVREGYRVIAVDNCSTGSWDNLAHWDNHPQVQKIQHDVITPLAVTEPLDWVMHFASPASPPKYLGLPLATLRVNSEGTYHLLELARQQGAQFFLASTSEIYGDPLEHPQREDYWGHVNCTGPRSVYDEAKRYAEAITLAFHRQYGLAVRIIRIFNTHGPRMDPDDGRVVTNFIQQALRGEPLTIYGDGSQTRSFQYIDDLIEGIVRLMGVNYPYPVNLGNPEELTVLALAQVIQELTGTQSPIHFCPLPQDDPKQRRPDITLARTKLDWYPRVDLRTGLRHTIADLQRRC, from the coding sequence ATGGGGGGCACGGTACTGCTCACCGGGGCGGCAGGGTTTGTGGGCAGTCACCTCACGGATCGCCTGGTGCGGGAGGGCTATCGGGTGATTGCGGTGGACAATTGCAGTACGGGTTCCTGGGACAATTTAGCCCATTGGGACAACCATCCCCAGGTGCAAAAAATTCAACACGATGTCATTACCCCATTGGCGGTGACGGAACCCTTGGATTGGGTGATGCACTTTGCCAGCCCGGCTTCTCCGCCCAAGTATCTGGGGTTGCCCTTGGCGACGTTGCGGGTGAACAGTGAGGGCACCTATCACCTGCTGGAGTTGGCTCGGCAGCAGGGGGCGCAGTTTTTTTTAGCCAGCACCAGCGAAATCTATGGCGACCCGTTGGAGCATCCCCAGCGGGAGGACTACTGGGGTCATGTGAACTGTACGGGTCCCCGCAGTGTCTATGACGAGGCAAAACGCTATGCGGAAGCAATTACATTAGCGTTTCATCGGCAGTACGGTTTAGCAGTACGGATTATTCGCATTTTCAATACGCATGGTCCCCGGATGGACCCCGACGACGGGCGGGTGGTGACCAATTTTATCCAGCAGGCGTTGCGGGGGGAACCCCTGACGATTTATGGGGACGGCAGTCAGACCCGCAGTTTTCAATATATTGATGATTTGATCGAGGGCATTGTGCGGTTGATGGGGGTGAACTATCCCTACCCGGTGAATTTGGGCAACCCCGAGGAGTTGACCGTATTGGCTTTGGCGCAGGTGATTCAGGAATTGACCGGCACCCAATCCCCGATTCACTTTTGCCCCTTGCCCCAGGATGACCCGAAACAACGGCGACCGGACATTACCCTCGCCCGCACCAAACTGGATTGGTACCCCCGGGTGGATTTGCGTACCGGGTTGAGGCACACGATTGCGGATTTACAGCGGCGATGTTGA
- a CDS encoding UDP-glucose/GDP-mannose dehydrogenase family protein, with product MQVAIIGTGYVGLTTGVALAYLGHQVVGLDVDGEKVARLQRGEIPIYEPHLAELLQLARPNITFTTDYATAIPPAQVVFIAVGTPSLPDGNPDLTYVRQAAQGVGWHLGQAFTVIVNKSTVPIGSGNWVETLIEEALKTRTNPAVRFAVASNPEFLREGSALHDTLYPDRVVLGTQNPQALEVLYTLYQPILEQTFTPPSFLPRPVDVAAVPLITADLTSAELIKYAANAFLALKISFINEMAQLAERVGADVTQIARGIGLDKRIGSQFLQAGIGWGGSCFGKDTAALIATARDYGLGMGIVQASRLVNAQQRQWVVEKLLHTLKILKGRRIGLLGLAFKPHTDDLRDAPALDIAQQLLERGVGVRVHDPVALPRAQREWPKLEVQYCEAVETLAQDCDGLVLVTDWPQYRNLPWEHLATLMRSPLLLDGRNFLDRERLRRAGFTYVGLGR from the coding sequence GTGCAGGTTGCCATCATCGGTACGGGCTATGTCGGGTTGACCACGGGGGTGGCTCTAGCCTACTTAGGGCATCAGGTGGTGGGGTTGGATGTGGATGGGGAGAAAGTCGCCCGCCTGCAACGGGGGGAAATTCCCATCTATGAACCCCATCTGGCGGAATTACTGCAACTGGCCCGCCCCAACATCACCTTTACCACCGACTATGCCACGGCCATTCCCCCGGCCCAGGTGGTGTTTATTGCCGTCGGTACCCCGTCCCTCCCGGATGGCAATCCCGATTTGACCTACGTGCGCCAGGCCGCCCAGGGGGTGGGGTGGCATTTGGGGCAGGCGTTTACCGTGATTGTGAATAAGTCCACCGTGCCCATCGGCAGTGGCAACTGGGTGGAAACCCTGATCGAAGAAGCCCTGAAAACCCGTACCAATCCTGCCGTGCGGTTTGCGGTGGCTTCTAACCCGGAATTTTTGCGGGAAGGCTCTGCCCTGCACGACACCCTCTACCCTGACCGGGTGGTCCTCGGCACCCAAAACCCCCAAGCCCTGGAAGTGCTCTATACGTTGTACCAACCAATTCTGGAACAAACCTTTACCCCGCCCAGTTTTTTGCCCCGACCGGTGGATGTGGCGGCGGTGCCTCTGATCACGGCGGATTTGACCTCGGCGGAATTGATTAAATATGCGGCCAATGCGTTTTTGGCGTTGAAAATCAGTTTCATCAATGAAATGGCGCAGTTGGCGGAACGGGTGGGGGCGGATGTGACCCAAATTGCCCGGGGGATTGGCTTGGATAAACGGATTGGCAGTCAGTTTTTGCAGGCGGGGATCGGCTGGGGGGGGTCCTGTTTTGGCAAGGACACGGCGGCGCTGATTGCCACGGCCCGGGATTACGGGTTGGGGATGGGGATTGTCCAGGCCAGCCGGTTGGTGAATGCCCAGCAACGACAGTGGGTGGTGGAAAAACTCCTACACACCCTGAAAATTCTCAAAGGCCGCCGGATTGGCCTGTTGGGATTGGCGTTTAAGCCCCACACGGACGACCTGCGGGATGCCCCGGCTCTGGACATTGCCCAGCAGTTGTTAGAACGGGGGGTGGGGGTGCGGGTGCATGACCCGGTGGCCTTACCCCGGGCGCAACGGGAATGGCCCAAGCTGGAGGTGCAGTACTGCGAAGCGGTGGAGACCCTCGCCCAGGACTGCGATGGGTTGGTGTTGGTGACGGATTGGCCCCAATATCGGAATTTGCCCTGGGAGCATTTGGCCACCCTGATGCGCTCCCCCCTGCTGTTGGATGGGCGGAATTTTTTGGACCGGGAACGCTTGCGGCGGGCGGGCTTTACCTACGTGGGGCTGGGACGCTGA
- a CDS encoding EAL domain-containing protein — translation MNGGETIFQKVLHGLPYPLVWIEQKADGTYDVQSLNPAWEKISGQEESPLVAMAADCLRSQTPQAQACFWQGQPYWVECTPVSATTAVGVWLPMVAGAGVDEAPVLIWLADTQGHVTYVNRQWTVMTGWPVAQALGHNWFDLVHPEERATVTAVYQQAVRDGVPYQVDFRVRCADNTDLWLECMGYPQRHPQGQVMGLIGACGDITKRKQAEQLTQIQDSASQFLVKLSTEILESLEVEPVMQCAVTKLQQLLGADRVAITPVRADGSVYFAVEALSDPQFQMLHTQIQDHCFTAQYLERYRRGRVLAIADVATAPLEACHRELLQRFGVQANLVLPIRHRESLWGLLILHHCTRPHIWQQGEIDLAQQVANYLGLALHRTELVERLCQQEARYREIVDAQTELICRHDPQGRLTFANPALCRYLGQPATEVLQRSRQELGLAVRKQPLRRGNGELGWVEWQAQEILNDRGELVEMQWVGRDVTQAHQVQQQLQLMEAVVVCANDGIVITQGQQVIYANPTFLAMTGYGWEEIQQLGLGELCGEKTDLTQWEYLQHSRQQGASVRTELVLYNKHHQDFWVELTVLSLSSSAARTDEWVWVYRDITARKRMEARLLHDALHDALTGLPNRNFLMDRLHQVHQRAVRAGTYYAVLFADLDRFKLVNDSLGHSVGDEMLRQVANRLQSQMRPGDMLARLGGDEFVVLLEPVTGVAEAVQVAQRLLEALQNPLWVQGQELVVSTSIGVCVNDDPDYDPADILRNADIAMYRVKLVGRCGVEVFRPGMHAQIKGQLELETALRQGLAQQELVLHYQPVVDVQRGSIVGFEALVRWQRPGVGLVSPGVFIPVAEESELIHPLSQWVMQTACAQLAEWRQVQPDLTLAVNVSGRSFRRAEAWVAQVREVLQQWHLPPQALVLEVTEGVLMADPQTVGQALNALRQEGVQVSIDDFGTGYSSLARLQGLPVDCLKIDRSFIQQLTQGGDLVRAIVTLALTLDKEVVAEGIETQEQLALLRSFSPQTRIYGQGYWFAPPLPAAAATALLHQPGRWHAP, via the coding sequence ATGAATGGGGGGGAAACCATTTTTCAAAAAGTCTTGCACGGGTTGCCCTATCCCTTGGTCTGGATCGAGCAGAAAGCCGACGGTACCTATGATGTTCAGAGCCTGAATCCGGCTTGGGAAAAGATTAGCGGGCAGGAGGAGTCCCCCCTAGTGGCAATGGCGGCGGACTGTCTGCGCTCCCAAACCCCCCAGGCGCAAGCCTGTTTCTGGCAGGGGCAACCCTATTGGGTGGAATGTACCCCGGTATCGGCAACGACGGCGGTGGGGGTGTGGCTCCCGATGGTGGCGGGGGCGGGGGTGGATGAGGCACCGGTTTTGATCTGGTTGGCGGATACCCAGGGGCACGTCACCTATGTGAACCGGCAGTGGACGGTGATGACGGGTTGGCCGGTGGCGCAGGCGTTGGGGCACAACTGGTTTGACCTGGTGCATCCGGAGGAACGGGCGACGGTCACGGCGGTTTATCAGCAGGCGGTGCGGGATGGGGTGCCCTACCAGGTGGATTTTCGGGTGCGTTGTGCGGACAACACCGACCTCTGGCTGGAGTGTATGGGCTACCCCCAACGCCATCCCCAGGGGCAAGTCATGGGGTTAATTGGGGCCTGTGGGGACATTACCAAGCGCAAACAGGCGGAACAGCTTACCCAAATCCAGGATTCCGCCAGCCAATTTTTGGTGAAACTCAGCACGGAAATCTTAGAATCCCTCGAGGTGGAACCGGTGATGCAATGTGCGGTGACCAAACTCCAGCAGTTGTTGGGGGCGGATCGGGTGGCGATTACACCGGTGCGGGCGGATGGGTCGGTCTATTTTGCCGTGGAAGCCCTGAGTGACCCCCAATTCCAGATGCTCCACACCCAAATTCAGGATCATTGTTTTACGGCACAGTACCTGGAACGCTATCGCCGGGGGCGGGTGTTAGCCATTGCGGATGTGGCGACGGCACCGCTGGAAGCCTGTCACCGGGAGCTATTGCAACGGTTTGGCGTCCAAGCCAATTTGGTTTTGCCGATCCGCCATCGGGAATCCCTGTGGGGTCTGCTCATCCTGCACCACTGCACCCGTCCCCATATTTGGCAACAGGGGGAAATTGACCTAGCCCAGCAGGTGGCCAATTACCTGGGGTTGGCCTTGCACCGGACGGAGTTGGTGGAACGGTTGTGCCAACAGGAAGCCCGCTACCGGGAGATTGTGGACGCCCAAACCGAACTCATCTGTCGCCATGACCCCCAGGGACGCTTGACCTTTGCCAATCCGGCGCTATGCCGTTATCTGGGACAGCCGGCCACGGAAGTGCTCCAACGCTCCCGGCAGGAATTGGGCTTGGCGGTGCGGAAACAGCCCCTGCGCCGGGGGAACGGGGAACTGGGCTGGGTGGAATGGCAAGCCCAGGAAATTCTCAACGACCGGGGCGAATTGGTAGAAATGCAGTGGGTCGGTCGGGATGTCACCCAGGCGCACCAAGTCCAGCAACAGTTGCAGTTGATGGAAGCGGTGGTGGTCTGTGCCAACGATGGCATTGTCATTACCCAGGGACAGCAGGTGATCTACGCCAATCCCACCTTTTTGGCGATGACCGGCTATGGCTGGGAGGAAATTCAACAGTTGGGGTTGGGGGAATTGTGTGGCGAAAAAACCGACCTCACCCAGTGGGAATATCTGCAACATTCCCGCCAACAGGGGGCTTCAGTGCGTACCGAATTGGTGCTGTATAACAAACACCATCAGGATTTTTGGGTGGAATTGACGGTGTTATCCCTGTCCAGTTCGGCGGCCCGGACCGATGAATGGGTGTGGGTGTACCGGGACATCACGGCCCGCAAACGGATGGAAGCCCGTCTGCTCCACGATGCCCTGCACGATGCCCTCACGGGTCTGCCCAACCGGAATTTTTTGATGGACCGTCTGCACCAGGTACACCAGCGGGCCGTGCGGGCGGGGACGTACTACGCCGTGCTGTTTGCGGATTTAGACCGATTCAAATTGGTCAATGACAGCCTGGGGCATTCGGTGGGGGATGAAATGCTCCGGCAGGTGGCCAACCGGTTGCAGTCCCAAATGCGGCCAGGGGATATGCTGGCACGGTTGGGGGGGGATGAATTTGTGGTTTTGCTCGAGCCGGTGACGGGGGTGGCGGAGGCGGTACAGGTGGCTCAGCGACTTTTGGAGGCATTACAAAACCCGTTGTGGGTGCAGGGGCAGGAGTTGGTGGTCAGCACCAGTATTGGCGTGTGTGTGAATGACGACCCGGACTATGACCCCGCCGATATTCTCCGCAATGCGGATATTGCCATGTACCGGGTGAAACTGGTGGGACGCTGTGGGGTGGAGGTATTCCGCCCGGGGATGCACGCCCAGATCAAGGGACAGTTGGAACTGGAAACGGCCCTCAGGCAGGGTTTGGCGCAACAGGAATTGGTCTTGCACTACCAGCCGGTGGTGGATGTACAGCGGGGCAGTATTGTTGGGTTTGAAGCCCTGGTGCGCTGGCAACGGCCAGGGGTGGGGTTGGTGTCCCCGGGGGTATTTATCCCGGTGGCGGAGGAGTCGGAGTTGATTCACCCCTTGAGCCAGTGGGTAATGCAGACGGCCTGCGCCCAGTTAGCCGAATGGCGGCAGGTACAACCGGATTTGACCCTGGCGGTGAATGTGTCGGGTCGCTCGTTCCGCCGGGCCGAGGCATGGGTGGCGCAGGTGCGGGAAGTCCTGCAGCAATGGCATTTGCCCCCCCAGGCGTTGGTGCTGGAGGTGACGGAGGGGGTGTTGATGGCCGACCCGCAGACGGTGGGGCAGGCGTTGAATGCCTTACGTCAGGAGGGGGTGCAGGTGAGTATTGATGATTTTGGCACCGGTTATTCCTCCCTTGCCCGGTTGCAGGGGTTGCCGGTGGATTGCCTGAAAATTGACCGCTCGTTTATCCAACAGCTTACCCAGGGGGGGGATTTGGTGCGGGCGATTGTCACCCTGGCCTTGACCCTGGACAAGGAGGTGGTGGCGGAGGGCATCGAAACCCAGGAACAATTGGCACTCCTACGCAGTTTCAGCCCCCAAACCAGGATTTACGGCCAGGGGTATTGGTTTGCACCCCCCTTACCGGCGGCGGCGGCCACGGCCCTCCTGCACCAACCCGGGCGTTGGCACGCACCGTGA
- a CDS encoding NAD(P)H-quinone oxidoreductase subunit O codes for MAIKKGGLVRVQRERLENSLEAQANDTRWSAYIFESPAEVLDIRGNYVQLKFRVPTPPVWLRLDQVEECT; via the coding sequence ATGGCCATCAAAAAAGGCGGGTTGGTACGGGTGCAACGGGAACGCCTGGAAAATAGTCTGGAAGCCCAGGCGAATGATACCCGCTGGTCCGCCTACATCTTTGAATCCCCGGCGGAAGTGCTGGACATCCGGGGCAACTATGTACAGCTGAAATTCCGGGTGCCGACCCCGCCCGTGTGGTTGCGGTTGGATCAGGTCGAGGAATGCACCTAG
- a CDS encoding diacylglycerol/polyprenol kinase family protein, whose amino-acid sequence MHLDPTLLAVGGVTAWLALVLTIAGVVAQRTTVAPETVRKIVHIGTGNVILLAWWWRVPTWMGVGAAILAAVVTLISYWVPLLPGIDSVNRRSAGTFFYAVSIGILMAWFWPHAHYQYTVLGILIMVWGDGLAAVVGQRWGKHPYALLGIHKTWEGSLTMAGVAGLVAGCVLGWTPLVLVVAGVAAVLEIFSYYGLDNLTVPVGTAAVAFWWQQVWPG is encoded by the coding sequence ATGCACCTAGACCCGACCCTGCTGGCCGTCGGGGGGGTAACTGCCTGGTTGGCACTGGTGCTGACGATAGCTGGCGTGGTGGCGCAGAGAACCACGGTTGCCCCGGAGACCGTTCGCAAAATTGTCCACATTGGTACCGGGAATGTGATTTTGCTGGCCTGGTGGTGGCGGGTACCCACCTGGATGGGGGTAGGGGCGGCGATTTTGGCGGCAGTGGTGACCTTGATTTCCTACTGGGTGCCCCTTTTGCCGGGGATTGATAGCGTCAACCGCCGCAGTGCCGGGACGTTTTTTTATGCGGTCAGTATTGGCATACTCATGGCCTGGTTTTGGCCCCACGCCCATTATCAGTACACCGTCCTGGGCATTCTAATCATGGTCTGGGGGGATGGTCTGGCCGCCGTGGTCGGGCAACGCTGGGGCAAACACCCCTACGCCTTGCTGGGAATTCACAAAACCTGGGAGGGTTCCCTGACGATGGCGGGGGTGGCGGGGCTGGTGGCGGGCTGTGTCTTGGGCTGGACACCCCTGGTGCTGGTGGTGGCGGGGGTGGCGGCGGTGCTGGAGATTTTTTCCTACTACGGCTTAGACAATCTCACGGTGCCGGTGGGGACGGCGGCAGTGGCGTTTTGGTGGCAACAGGTATGGCCGGGGTAA
- a CDS encoding ABC transporter ATP-binding protein — MATGMAGVTLEQVTQRFGRQVAVAEVSLRIPDGEFWVLMGPSGCGKSTLLRTVAGLLPVQEGRLWLGERCVNQVPARERDVAMVFQNYALYPHLSVAENLAFGLKMRGVPPAVRQQRVQWVAELLGLTPLLGQKPGQLSGGQQQRVALGRAIVRSPQVFLMDEPLSNLDSRLRDQTRAELKRLHQQLKITTLYVTHDQTEAMTLAEQLVIMHQGRVQQVGTPQTLYHQPANQIVASFLGNPPMNFLPAWFLPNGPPDVTIGIRPEAIRITTPEAGMRRGQVTVVEPLGDVTLVQVQLEAVSLWVKTQTLPTVGESVGLLLPASHCYYFHPQTGQRLELKTVIG; from the coding sequence GTGGCAACAGGTATGGCCGGGGTAACGCTAGAGCAGGTGACGCAACGGTTTGGGCGGCAGGTGGCGGTGGCAGAGGTGTCCCTGCGGATTCCCGACGGGGAATTTTGGGTGTTGATGGGGCCTTCCGGGTGCGGTAAATCCACCTTGCTCCGCACCGTGGCGGGGTTATTGCCGGTGCAGGAGGGGCGGTTGTGGCTGGGGGAACGGTGTGTGAACCAGGTACCGGCCCGGGAGCGGGATGTGGCGATGGTGTTTCAAAACTACGCCCTCTATCCCCACCTGAGCGTGGCGGAGAATCTCGCCTTTGGCTTGAAAATGCGGGGGGTGCCCCCGGCGGTGCGCCAACAGCGGGTGCAGTGGGTGGCGGAATTGTTGGGGTTAACCCCCTTACTGGGGCAAAAACCGGGGCAACTCTCCGGCGGTCAACAACAGCGGGTGGCCTTGGGGCGGGCGATCGTGCGTTCCCCCCAGGTATTTTTGATGGATGAACCCCTGTCGAATCTGGACAGCCGCCTGCGGGATCAGACCCGGGCAGAATTGAAACGCCTGCATCAGCAGTTAAAAATCACCACCCTCTACGTCACCCACGACCAAACCGAGGCCATGACCCTGGCGGAGCAACTGGTCATCATGCACCAGGGACGGGTACAGCAGGTGGGCACCCCCCAGACCTTGTACCATCAACCGGCTAATCAAATCGTCGCCTCTTTTCTGGGCAATCCCCCCATGAACTTCCTGCCCGCCTGGTTTTTGCCCAATGGTCCCCCCGATGTCACCATCGGCATCCGCCCGGAAGCCATCCGCATCACCACCCCAGAAGCGGGAATGCGCCGGGGGCAGGTCACCGTCGTCGAACCCCTAGGGGATGTCACCCTGGTGCAGGTGCAGTTGGAAGCCGTCAGTCTGTGGGTCAAAACCCAGACCCTGCCCACCGTTGGGGAATCGGTGGGACTACTGCTACCGGCCAGCCATTGTTATTACTTCCACCCCCAGACCGGCCAACGCTTAGAACTTAAAACTGTAATTGGCTGA
- a CDS encoding rhomboid family intramembrane serine protease, translated as MSEPDPKIQAKLRKLERELSSQPARVSPDASPVQERPISHRFAIPLYFLAIAWGQQIIDQIAFAGRWNLPLIPRRVVGIPGIIFSAFSHADFAHLIANSIPFMIFSWLILIQSFRDYWITLLVGWLGGGFCCWLLGPKPVHGLSGVVYTLFGYLLWIGWQERRIIPLVISVFVLVNYGGFIWGVLPQDPRVAWWGHLIGFILGIGTAYLLGKNQPKDLANQ; from the coding sequence ATGAGCGAACCCGACCCCAAAATTCAAGCCAAGCTTCGTAAGTTGGAGCGAGAACTCTCATCCCAACCCGCCCGTGTCAGTCCTGATGCTTCGCCAGTACAAGAACGCCCCATTTCCCATCGGTTTGCCATCCCTTTGTATTTTTTAGCTATTGCTTGGGGGCAACAGATCATTGACCAAATTGCCTTTGCCGGACGGTGGAACCTGCCCCTTATTCCCCGGCGGGTGGTGGGTATCCCTGGTATTATCTTTTCTGCTTTTTCCCATGCGGATTTTGCCCATTTAATCGCCAATAGTATTCCCTTTATGATCTTCAGTTGGTTAATCTTAATCCAAAGTTTTCGAGACTATTGGATTACCCTTTTAGTGGGCTGGCTAGGGGGTGGTTTTTGCTGTTGGTTGCTTGGCCCCAAGCCAGTGCATGGGTTAAGTGGTGTTGTTTATACATTGTTTGGTTATTTACTATGGATTGGCTGGCAGGAACGACGGATCATTCCCCTAGTGATTTCCGTATTTGTCTTGGTGAATTATGGGGGATTTATTTGGGGCGTATTACCGCAGGACCCACGGGTGGCCTGGTGGGGACATCTTATCGGTTTTATTTTGGGAATTGGCACCGCTTACCTTTTGGGAAAAAATCAACCGAAGGATTTGGCAAATCAATGA
- a CDS encoding glycosyltransferase family 61 protein, whose amino-acid sequence MKLGDKIQRSWRKLLTPLIGNIPAQGYWSSAWDYYQHYQQEGLPGLCYYPYWSTYQEYYPVPRSIYPQPHGAFYWTTVTMPESYWVSIPKAKVLSGRQSVGSVIAHDGKVIHDSSRQWANQPEQNEACYRKFPKPIPTEKTIAVLGIGGGGMNYYHWLTDVLPRIHLLKHGHIWSKIDSFLVDEPSSNLAITLDILGISPSQIIYTHHYFTLASPLVVMPQFPRAQYRWRIDFLRETFLSHRDTTATKIEKIYISRSKASRRRVLNEAEILDYLTPLGYVPCWLEDLSFLEQVSLFSQAKYVIGLHGAGLTNIAWCPAGARVLEIFPSESIPSYYWVLASQVGVDYYYLLSLHSPPLPQDDTVLNLKQFQQAVEHLES is encoded by the coding sequence ATGAAATTAGGTGATAAAATTCAGCGCAGTTGGCGTAAATTACTAACCCCCCTGATCGGTAACATTCCGGCGCAAGGGTATTGGTCAAGTGCCTGGGATTATTATCAACATTACCAGCAGGAGGGGCTACCAGGTTTGTGCTATTACCCCTACTGGTCCACCTATCAGGAATATTACCCGGTTCCCCGTTCCATTTATCCCCAACCGCATGGGGCTTTTTACTGGACAACTGTTACCATGCCGGAAAGTTATTGGGTCAGCATTCCCAAGGCTAAAGTATTAAGTGGTCGGCAGTCGGTGGGCAGTGTAATTGCTCATGATGGCAAGGTGATTCATGATTCCTCCCGACAATGGGCAAACCAGCCTGAACAGAATGAAGCCTGCTATCGCAAATTTCCCAAGCCAATTCCTACTGAAAAAACGATTGCCGTATTGGGCATTGGCGGGGGTGGCATGAATTATTACCATTGGTTGACGGATGTACTACCCCGGATTCATCTGTTAAAACATGGGCATATTTGGTCGAAAATTGACTCCTTTTTGGTGGATGAACCGAGTTCAAACTTAGCCATCACGTTAGATATACTCGGCATTAGCCCCTCCCAAATAATTTATACCCATCATTATTTCACCTTAGCCAGTCCGCTGGTGGTCATGCCCCAATTTCCCCGGGCACAATACCGCTGGCGCATTGATTTTTTAAGAGAGACATTTCTATCCCACCGAGATACCACAGCAACTAAAATTGAAAAGATTTATATCAGTCGTTCTAAAGCCAGTCGCAGACGTGTCTTAAACGAAGCAGAAATTTTAGATTACCTCACCCCTTTGGGGTATGTCCCCTGTTGGTTAGAGGATTTGAGTTTCCTAGAGCAAGTGAGCTTATTTTCCCAAGCTAAATATGTGATTGGATTGCATGGGGCTGGGTTGACGAATATCGCTTGGTGTCCAGCGGGGGCACGGGTGCTAGAGATATTTCCCAGTGAGTCTATTCCCAGTTATTATTGGGTGTTAGCCAGTCAGGTTGGTGTGGATTATTATTATTTACTTTCCCTCCATTCCCCCCCCTTACCCCAGGATGATACGGTGCTCAATCTCAAACAATTTCAACAAGCCGTAGAACATTTGGAATCTTGA
- a CDS encoding SufE family protein, whose translation MPESLTHLPAPLTKIVERLQRANPARMKYELLIRYAQQVPPLPISAKIPANQVQGCTSQVWLVTDLDAQGKVQISGDADSQLVKGLLAMLVLGLGGATPQEIIALSPDFIQLTGLDVSLTPSRNNGFISMVNFLKKQVMAYLD comes from the coding sequence ATGCCTGAATCCCTAACCCATTTGCCCGCTCCCCTGACCAAAATTGTGGAACGCTTGCAACGGGCGAACCCCGCCCGGATGAAATACGAATTGCTGATTCGCTATGCCCAGCAGGTGCCCCCCCTGCCCATAAGTGCCAAAATTCCCGCCAATCAGGTGCAGGGCTGTACCTCCCAGGTGTGGTTGGTGACGGATTTGGATGCGCAGGGCAAGGTGCAGATCAGCGGCGATGCGGATTCCCAGTTGGTCAAGGGGTTGTTGGCAATGCTGGTGCTGGGTTTGGGGGGAGCGACCCCGCAGGAGATTATCGCCCTGTCGCCGGATTTTATTCAACTCACCGGGTTGGATGTGAGCCTCACCCCGTCCCGCAACAACGGCTTTATCAGTATGGTGAATTTTTTGAAAAAACAAGTGATGGCGTACCTGGATTAG
- the pstS gene encoding phosphate ABC transporter substrate-binding protein PstS, with product MLKRFGLARRWMSFVTLFLLVAGLTTACDFGGQPPEGSKLPITGEVSLTGLGASFPAPLYQNWAVGLNRMHSNIRVDYQSQGSGAGIENFIQGNVDFAASDIAMKDEDIPKVQRGVLMLPMTAGSIVLTYNLPGVPEGLKLSRDVYVGIFSGQIRRWNDPKIVALNPGVTLPDQGITVVHRSDGSGTTAVFTKHLSAISPAWQKAFGEGTTIQWPKTGSFVGAKGNEGVTAQIQQTPGAIGYVEFGFARNNKLTTAALQNKAGEYVIPTPESGAATLAAGALPENLRAFISDPEGKESYPIVTYTWQLQYQKQPDANKAVGLEVWVEYGLNEGQKAAPELGYIPLPKVVRERIAKAADTMSDKYTITLKD from the coding sequence ATGCTCAAGCGGTTCGGCTTGGCTCGGCGGTGGATGAGTTTTGTGACCCTTTTCCTCTTGGTGGCGGGGTTGACAACGGCTTGTGATTTTGGGGGGCAACCACCAGAGGGTTCTAAGTTACCCATTACTGGTGAGGTGAGTCTGACGGGTCTGGGGGCTTCCTTCCCGGCACCTTTGTACCAGAACTGGGCGGTGGGGTTGAACCGAATGCACAGCAATATCCGGGTGGATTACCAGTCCCAGGGGAGCGGCGCGGGGATTGAGAATTTTATCCAAGGGAATGTGGATTTTGCCGCCAGTGATATTGCCATGAAGGATGAGGATATTCCCAAGGTGCAGCGGGGGGTGTTGATGTTGCCCATGACGGCGGGCAGTATCGTTTTGACCTACAATTTGCCGGGGGTGCCGGAGGGGCTGAAGCTGAGCCGAGACGTGTATGTGGGGATTTTCAGTGGTCAAATTCGCCGCTGGAATGACCCGAAAATTGTGGCGTTGAATCCGGGGGTGACCTTGCCGGATCAGGGGATTACGGTGGTGCATCGTTCCGATGGCAGTGGGACGACGGCGGTGTTTACCAAGCACCTGAGTGCGATTAGCCCGGCGTGGCAAAAAGCCTTTGGGGAAGGGACGACGATTCAGTGGCCGAAAACGGGGAGTTTTGTCGGTGCCAAGGGCAATGAAGGGGTGACGGCGCAGATTCAACAAACGCCGGGTGCCATTGGCTATGTGGAATTTGGCTTTGCCCGCAACAATAAGCTGACGACGGCGGCGTTACAAAATAAGGCTGGCGAGTATGTGATTCCCACACCGGAATCGGGAGCGGCAACCTTAGCGGCGGGGGCACTGCCGGAAAATCTGCGGGCATTTATCAGCGACCCGGAAGGGAAAGAGTCCTACCCGATTGTCACCTACACCTGGCAGTTGCAGTACCAAAAGCAACCGGATGCCAATAAGGCGGTGGGGTTAGAAGTTTGGGTTGAGTATGGACTGAATGAAGGTCAAAAAGCGGCGCCGGAATTGGGATATATCCCTCTGCCCAAGGTGGTGCGGGAGCGGATTGCCAAGGCGGCTGATACCATGAGTGACAAGTACACGATCACCCTGAAGGATTAG